The genomic window TTTTTATTGTTGTAGTATCTCTGTTGCATTTGGTGCAAAAAATGCTAATAGGGTACCAGTTGTCTGCAAGTTTTGTTGTTCTGTATTTATTAAGCACTTTTTCTATTTCATCTTTATGATCTAGTGCAAACTTAATTTGACTTGAATAATCACTTGACATGTATTTTAGACTTTGATCTATGAATTCTGGCTTGATACCTACAATAGGTAAATATTTTTCGAATTCCACTTCGTTTGCTCTTGCATAGCTTGACTGATTAGTTTGAGTATCAGGAACCCTTGTGATCGCTTGTCTTAAATGGGTTGTCAGTAATTCTTGATTAGGCATGTTCTTAGGTACTTTTCTAAATACATCATAATTATCCCATGAGTAGATAAATCTTACATTTCGGCCCGCATCTTTTAATGCTCTTGCTACAAGGTCAACGGAAATTACTTCCCTAAAGTTTCCAATATGTACAGTTCCTGATGGAGTGATGCCTGATGCAACTGTATATTGTTCTTTTTCTCCCTTTTCTTCTATGATTTTTTTTGCGTAAAAATCTGCCCAGTGAGCTGTTTTCATAATATTACCCCTGTTTAAAGCTTGATTTTATCATTCTATGTTTTTTGTTTCAAGATTTTAAGGAGATGTTTTATGATGTTATTGTGCTAATTGATTAAATTTTTAATTAGTTTAGAATTTTTATTCCAATTTTTTCTTAATTTCACTTGTAAGAATAAATCACATTTTTTTTCAAATATTTTTGATATTATCTTTCTTGCTTCTTCTCCAATTGCTTTGATTCCTTGCCCCCCCTTGCCGACTATTATGCCCTTTTGACTCTCTCCAGCTACAATAATATTTGCTTTAATAAAAAGTTTATTTTTCCTATCTTCTAAAATTTCGATCTGTGTATATAAAGAATATGGTAGTTCTTCTTTGAGTTTTTTAATAGTTACGCCTCTAATTATTTCACTAGTTCTTAAGTTCATTTCCTGATCTGTATAATATTCTTCTGGGTAATAAAGAGGACCTTCTTGGAGATTTGCATAAATCTTATCTTTAATTTCTTCAATATTGATTTTTTGCTCAGCGGAGATTTTTATGATATTGTCTTTCTTGATTCCTTTTTTTTCTAAAAAAATCATGATTTCTCTTTCTTTTGTTTTTTGAATGTCAATCTTATTGATGACTACTAAGAAATTAATTTTGGATTTACTGATAATTGTTAATATTTCATTTTCTTCAATACCAGGTTCATCTTGAATATCAATTACATAAAGAATTAATTCTGTTTCTGTAATTGCTGAATGTACGTTATTCATCAATGCTATATTGAATTTCTTTTTACTTAGATGAAATCCTGGTGTATCTATGAAAATAATTTGACCCCTTTTATCTGTAAATATTCCTTTTATTTTATTTCTAGTTGTTTGTGGTGTAGATGAAATAATTGATATTTGGTGTCCGCATATTGAATTTAAGAGTGTAGATTTTCCCGTTGAAGGTCTGCCTATTATTGATACAAATCCTGATTTCATTTTAGTATTCCTATTTAAATATATTAATATATTAATATATTTTATATGATAATTAATGTATACTATCTTTAAATATTATATTTAAAGGATTATAGTTTGAAAAAAGTCAAATTTGGGGTTTTTTGTGAGCAATGTGGAGGAAAGGTTGGACTTGGTAAATCTGTGTGTTCAAATTGTCATGCTAAACTAGGTGATCTTGAGTGTCCAAATTGTGGATATGTGGGTATTGTTTCTGCATTTGAAGATGGTTGTCCAAAGTGTAGTTATAGTCCTTTTGAAGAAAAGTTGAGTCGTTCTTTTAGAGGAAGACATAGAGGAGGATTTAAGGGGTTCTGGAATAATAGTAGTTTTTTAAAGTCAAGATTTTATTTTGGACTTAGTATTAATGTCATGCTTTATTTATTTGCAAGTTTTTTAATGGTTTTGCTTTTTGTTTACATTCTTTTTTTCTAAGGATGAATTCATATGGTAATTACGGTTTTTTATTTGTTATCTGTTTTCTTGTCTTTTAAGATGGGGGATAACGTTAAATCTGTTGAGGATAATGTTAGTCAAAATTCTATTTTTTATTATGATCTTGAAGAAGTTGAATTTCCTTATGCCAAAACACAAACCTTAAGATTTGAAGGTAAGTCTCCTATAAGATATGCTTATTTTAATTTTGATAAAGATAAGCTTTATTCGTATACTTTTGTTTTTGATAAGAAGTTGATTTCTCAATATTCTATTGTTATTGGTGTCAAGGAAAAATTTGGTGATGCTACTGCTGTAACTCCTTTTAATTATACTTGGGATGTTGGTGATTCTATTATTGTTTTAAGTAGCAGTATTTTAAGAATGACATTAAAGTCTTATGTTAGTAAGGAGAGTTGATCCTGCGGTTTCTTTTTGCATTAATTTTTTATGTGTCTTGTACCAGTCATGTATATGATAAAGCAATTATTATCAATAATACTAAATTTTTTGTTAAGCTTGCATTTGATGAGCTTACTAGAACTAAAGGGTATATGGGAACTAAGAACATAAATGAAAATAATGGCATGCTTTTTATTTTTAAGAAAGAGAAAAATTTATCTTTTTGGATGAAAGATACTCCTGTGCCACTTGAGATTGCTTATATTAATTCTGCGGGCATTATTAAGGAAATTTACAGCTTGGTTCCTTTTTCAAAAAGGATTGTGAATTCTAGGTATAAGGTCAAATATGCTCTTGAGGTTCCAGAGGGTTCTTTTTCTAAATTTAAAATCAAGGTAGGCGACAAGGTAAATTTTAATTTTGATGTTAATTCTTTGAATGTAGAATAGTTACTCGGCTTTTATTTTTTGAAGCTCCTCTTCTGCATGGTCTTTTATTTTGTCTTCATTTTGTAAGGTATCATTATTAATTTCATTAGGTGTATTATTAATTTTGATTTCTGTAGTGTTATCCGTTATTACCTTTTTAAAGATAGCTATTGTAGCTGCAACTTCATCAAGAGCATCGAGTAAAAAGGTTTCTTTCGCATTTTCTTCAGCTTTGACAATATATACTAAAGAATTATTTCCCCTTTCAGGATCATGAACGATTTCCCACGAACCTAAAACTCGGTTATTGTAGCTATCACTCATTAGAGATTCTGATATTTCTTGGATTTTGTCCGAATTGACGTCGAATATCTCGACAATTCCAAAAATTTCTCTTATTTTTGAATTTTTATATGAATTTAGTTTTGATCTGACTATTATTTCTGTTTTTATTTGATTGATGGTTTTTGATATAATAAAATCATTTTCTTTGTCTATTCTATATTCAATTTTATTATTATCAAGTATTTTTTTTATTCTTTTGTCGTAGGTTATATTTTTATCTTTGCAACTTATAAATGTTATAAGTATTAAATTGGCAATAACTATGCTATATTTTAATTGTTTAATGTTTAAAATACTTATTTTTAACATTTTAGTGCTTACCATGTAATTATTATAGTTTAATTATAAGGATTTTTGAAGTAAGTTTATGTATTTTAAGAGTAATGACTATTCTTATACAGTTATTCAGTCTAAAAATAATTATGTACAAAGGTCAACTTTTGGAATTTCTTTTGTAATTTTAAATAGAGGTACAAAAATTTTTAGAGAAGATTTATTTGAATCCCTTTCTAATTTTGATTTTATCAGAGAAATTATTTCTATTGAAAAGCAAAGTAACAGGAATTCTCTTCAATTTATTTCAGAAAGTTATGATAAGTTGAAGTTTATTTTACTTTCTGATGACTTGAATTCTGGCGAGAAGGTTAATTTAGCTATGAAAGAATCCATTTGTAGTTTTGTTTTTGTATTGCAAAGTGATATGTACTTGTTAAATCCTTTTTGGATTCCTAATATATTTGATGAAATAGTTAAAAAGAATGTACTTCTTGTTGGTGGAGAATTTTTTGACAAGGAAGAAGAAGTTGTTCCATCAGTTTTTCTTCCCACTATTGATAAACAGCAAAAATTAAAGGTAATTTTAATAAATTCTGAGAGGGATTATGAGAAAACTTTAATTACTATGGATTATTGTGGTCTTTACTCTAAAGAGAAGTTTGTTCAGTTGGGGGGTTTTGATAGAAGGATTAAAAACGAATATTTTCAAAAGCTGGATTTTGGACTTAGGGCTATTTATTTCGGGGAGAGTATCCATATCTATAGAAAATTGCGCATACAATATACCGCTTTAAATGTTCCAGAAGATTTGACAAAAAATAGAAGTTTTTTGATCTTTTTGCTTAAAAATTATGTTCCTATTTTTGTTGGAAACGGAATAAAATTTTCATTCCTTAGATTTTTGCAACTGTGCTTAAGGTATGGTGTTAACCCTTTTAAGTTTGGTAGAGAATTTAAAGAGATCAAACATGAAACTATTAAGAATAGTTTAAGGTTTAAAGGTGACTTAAAGAGTGCAATTGAACTTTGGGAAAATAATATTATTGATTAATTTAATCTTTGTCTTTCTATTTTTAGATGCCCGAGAATTTGATTATGTTAATATTCTTGATTCATTTGACAGTAGGCGCTTTAAGTTTAACTTTAACATTGAAAATGATATTCTTACAATTGAACATGAGAAGGGACATCTTAAGCTTAAGGTGGGATTTGAATATGGCCTTTTGTCTATTGGTTATTATATTTATGTAGATCCTATCCTTTTAAAGAATGGGGAAATCTTGATAACCAAGAGGGCTTTGATGCAGATTAAAAATTATTTTAGCTCTTTGCAAAGCTACAGCAAGCCACGAATAACATCGATAGTAATCGATCCTGGTCATGGTGGACATGATAGAGGAGCTGTTGTGACTCATAAAATAAATGAACATAATATTACTCTTTTAGAGAAGGATTTTTCTTTAACTTATTCTATTTATTTATATAAAATATTGAGTAATTATTTTTTAGATAGGAATATTTTGTTAACGCGTGTAGATGATGTTTTCGTGTCGTTACAAGACAGATCTGAACTTGCAAATGCAATTAAACCAGATTTTCCAAATAATGTTATATTTTTATCAATGCATGTAAATAATGCGCCAAATCCTGAAGCTAGGGGAATTGAATTTTGGTATCTTCCTCAGGATTCAAAAAGAGAAGTTGTAAGAAATTTTAAAGGATATGATATTAGAGGTAATAGATACTTAAGGGAGCTTAATGATATACTAGATATTCAGTATAAATATGAGTCAAAGAAATTAGCTGAGATTTTATATGAGACTTTTAGTGATGTTTTATATGAAACCAAGATACGATCAATTAGGGAAGAGCAGTGGTTTGTGATCAAAAATAGTAGTATGCCTGCTGTGTTGATTGAGATTGGGTTTTTATCTAATATTGATGATGCGATGTTAATTTTAGATTACAATTATATGAGTAAGATGAATATGTTAGTACTTAAATCTTTAATTAAGTTTATTGAATTTTATGAAAAATGATGTTTTGGATATGATTTTAAAAAATAATTCTATTTATTGTAATTTTCTTGGTCGTAATGGAGAGAAATATTTACTCGGAATATTAATTGTACTTTTATTGTTAAGTTTTCTATGGTCTTCATGTATAATTTTTGTAAATTATGAGAATATTTTCTTTAGAAAAGTATTTTATTTTTATTCTGAAAATGAATTGATTTCTGATTTAAGATATTTAAAGGAGAAAAAAACTCTTAAAGAGAATTTGGATTTTTTAGTTGGAGACTTTCTATTGGGTAATAGTAAGGGTTTTTCTTTACAATTTGCGACAAGGAATGTAAAGCTTTTGTATTCTTTTATAAGCAATGATGTATATTTTATAAATCTTTCAAAAGAGTTTTATAATTCTTTCAAGAATGGTGGTTATAATGACTCTGATAAACTGAGAGTAAATTTGTTTGTTGAATCTTTAAAAAAAACAATTAATTTTAACTATTCTGGAAATATTAGGGAAATTGTTATTTTTATTGAGGGGTATATTTTAGATGTTTAAGGCATTTGAGGTAGTCTTGGATATACTGTAAAATTAAAATTAGCAGTTTAAATGATTTTGTAGCAGGAGTTAATTTTTATGACTAAAGCAAGAAACATTGTTTTTATTTTATTTTTTCTTATTATCTTAAGTCCTCTTTTCGGACAAGAAGCAATTGGTGCAGGTGCTAATTCCCCTAAGGATGAGCCTGGCGAAGTAGTTTTTGATTTTGTTGAACTTGCAAGAGATCCAAGTTCAACAAGGCTTGATCTTGCAGATTATGTTGATCGTGTGTATTCCGGAGCTTCAAGTGTTGTGAAAGCAGAAGATATGGTATTAGACCTTGGAATAAGTAATTGGACTGTTCTTCTAGCTCCTTCAGCTAGGATGCAGGCTTATGTAAAAAATTCTGTTGTTGTTCCAGCTGTTGTTAAGGCTGAATCTAAAAGATATGCAGGCGATACAATCTTAGGAGTGAGAATATTATTCCCAAGTTATTCTCAATCTTCTGCAATGGTTTTGCCTCCATTTAAGATCCCGTTTTATGCTGGGGAGGATGGTAAGCAGTTTTTAGGTAAAGGTCTTATTGATAATATTAAAATTATGAAAGAAGTTAAGGTTACTGTTTACAGTTTGGGTCATGAGGTCGATCTTGAAGTTTTATTTGAAGATATGAGTGGTATGGAATATGTATATCCTTTAGGTACCTTGAAATTTAAAGGTTGGGCAGATTTAGTGTGGTCAAATCCTAATTATATTCCAGGTATGAGCGCTAGAGTGGTTAAGGATAACATTCCTAATTATCCCCTTCCCTCAAGTAAGATGAGATTTAAGGCATTTAGGGTTTTAAAATCTCATAGCTCAAGGGATCAGAATTTGATTTTTTATGTTAAGGATGTAAGAGTTATTTATAGTAAGTTAAGTGTTTCCTTGGATTCTGATATTGATAATGAATCTGTATTTAAGATTTATGAGACACGTGGGGCAGAATCACTTCGACGATTGAAATCACAGGAAGCTCTTAAGAGAGTTTTAAAGATTAGAGAAAGTGTGTCAATGCCAGGTGAGTCTTTCCAAAGTTTCTTAGAGAAAGGCGGCAATGATGAATCTGGGGCACGAACTGAAAAACAATAAATTTAATGATGTGTTAATAGGGTTTAAATCTTTAAGATTTTGCCCTATTAAGCTAAAATAGGAAAGATAGGCTAATGCTAGATTCAGATAGTAAAGAGCTTTTAGAGATTTTTTTTGAGGAAGCTCAGAATCTTGTAGATACTCTTGAAGAGAATATTATGTCATTAGAGGATGACCCTAATAATGCAGAAACTATTGATGAGATATTTAGGGCGGCACATACTCTTAAGGGCGGTTCAGCTTCTGTTGATATGATGGAACTCTCAGGTTTTACTCATGTTGTTGAGGATGTATTTGATGCTATTAGAGATAATAAATTAAAGATATGCAATGATCTTGTTGATTTACTTTTAAATGCGCTTGATGTAATAAAAGGCATGCTTGATGCACGTCTTAATGGAGATGTTTATTTACAAGATGTAAGCGAGCTTAAAAATAAATTAAGAGGGTTTTTAGGAGACGAGCATCAGACAGCTTCTGTTGTATCTTTAGAGAATATAAATGATGATGAATTTTTGCTTTCTTCCCGTGAACTTAGTGATATGCGCGAAGTTGTAGGACTTGAGCAAAAGGTTTTAAGAGTTAGTATTTATTTTGATCAAGATAATCCTATGGCTACAATTGCTGGCATACAAATGTTTCAGGCTTTAAAAGACTTAGGACCAATTCTTTACACTGTTCCTAATTATGAGCAAATTATTGCAGATAAGTTTTTAAGCAGAGTAGATTATTATTTAATATCTTTAAATAATCGTAATGTTGCAGAAAAAATAGATTTGTCTGATGTTGCCTTAAGTTATGCAATTGATGAATTTGACATTGGTAGTGAATTGGCAAAGGCAAATTCAAGAGAGAAAAATGCTGTTGTTCATGATACTGTATCTAAAGGCGAATTGCAGCTTTCTAATGATGAGCTTATAAGTTTAAGAGAGCATATTGGTGATGCTGAGTTATTTGAGGTAAAGTTAAATTTCAATAAAGACAATCCTATGGCAACAATTTCTGGATTTCAAATGTTGCAGGCGTTAAAAAGTTTAGGTGAAGTTTATAAATCTATTCCTGATAGTGAAGATTTATTAACCGATAAGTTTTTTGATTCTATTGTATATTATTTAATATCAAATACCTCAGTGGAGAGTATTTCTAAAAAGGTAGATTTATCAGATGTTGTTATTAGTTTTGATATTAAGAAAATCGATTTGGAGCATATTAAAGATGGGGATTTAAATACTGAAGTTGAGAGTTATACTCCTGTTAAGGAGCCAAAAAAGCCAGCTGTGAATGTCAATTTAATTAGGATCGATAGTAAAAGGATAGATTCTATATTAAATCTTGTAAGTGAAGCTGTTATAAGTAAGTCAGCTTATAATCAAATAAATTCTGATATAACATCTTTCCTTTATGGTTTTAATCATTTTTATGATTATCAAGAAAGTTTTCGCAATAGTTTCTTGGTAGATTTAAAGATGATTTTTAAGGATGTAGGTTTGGAATTGGAAAGTTCTCTTGAGAGTCAAATAGCAAATTTGGTGGAGCATAAAATTGATAAAACTTTACAAGATATGGTAGGTTTAAGAGATTTATTGCTTAAAATTCTCCAAGATTCTAGATTTGCTTCTAATAGGCTCTCTAGGATCATTACTGATTTGCATGAGAGTGTTTTAAAGACAAGGATGCTACCAGTTTCTGGTATTTTTTCAAGATTTACAAGAGTGGTAAGAGACCTTTCGAAGAAGCTAGGCAAAGTTGTAGAGCTTAGGACTGAAGGGGAGGATACGGAGGTTGATAAATCTGTCATAGATGATCTTGTAGATCCTTTAATGCATTGTATTAGGAATTCTATGGATCATGGACTTGAGACTGTTGATGAGAGACTTAGCAATGGTAAGGATAAAACTGGTCATATAGTTTTGCGTGCCAAGAATGAAGGTAATGTGATATCAATTGAGATTGAAGATGATGGGAGAGGTATAGATCCAAATATTATTAGGCGGAAGTCAATTGAGAGGGGTTTAATAAAGGAAAATACGGTTTTATCTGAGAGTGAGATTCTTAACTTAATTTTTGAACCTGGATTTTCAACAGCTAGTCAAATTACAGATGTTTCTGGTAGAGGTGTAGGACTTGATGTTGTTAAGAGTAATGTTAAGAAATTAAATGGAAATATTATAATAGATTCAAAGGTTAATGTTGGTACTACTTTTAAAATAAAGCTTCCTTTAACATTAGTGATTGTGCAGGGCCTTCTTGTAAAATCAGGCAGCGAGATTTATGTTATTCCTTTAAATAGTGTTCTTGAAACGCATAGAATTAGTGAGGAAAATATTAAGTTTCTTGAAAATGATCATGAGGTTTATAATTTAAGGGAAGAAGTTATATCTGTGCTTAGACTCGATGAGCTTTTTAATATAAAAGACGATCAAACATTATATGAGAAGTTTTTGATAGTCATTAGTATTAATGATAAAAAGGCAGGGATCATTGTGGATTCTATTCTTGGAGAAGAAGATTTTGTTGTAAAGCCTATTAAAGATAAGTATGCGTCAAGTCCCGGAATAGTTGGAGCTACTACACTTGGTAATGGTAAGGTTGTCTTAATTATTGATGTATTTAGGCTTTTTGACCTAAAGGATATGAAAGGATAGTCTTATGATGGAAATAAAAGAGATATATTCAGGTGAGCATAATTTAAGTAGACAGGTTAAAGGAATTAACCCTGTTAATTTGGATTTTAAAGTAGTATCTTTCAATATTGGTAATGATAATTATTTAATAGATATTATGCAAGTTAAGGAAATTAGGAAATCTAGTAATTTTACATATGTCCCAAATGCTAAGGAATATGTGGTTGGTCTTGATAATTTAAGAGGTGAGATAATCTCCATTATTGATTTGAGAATAATGTTTAATTTGGAAGTCATTAAGAAAGAGCTTGAAGATATTATGGTTCTAAGGAATGACGATTTATTAATAGGGGTTATTGTTGATAAGGTTAATAATGTTTTTTCAATTGATTCTTCTCTGATCCAGGAGCCCCATCCTGTTCTATCTCATGGAGCACTTATACGCTACATAAAAGGAGTAGTTGAATATAGTGGAAAATTATATATTCTTCTTGATGTTGATAGGATTTTTAATTATGATAGAGAAGAAGAGCTTTTATTGGAAGAGATCAGCAATGATGATGAGGTAAATACTGCTGATTCTGAGTCATTGTCTTATAGTAATAATTCCTTAGAATTACCAGAATCATCTGTTAGTGAGATTGTAACATCACCTAAGGATGATTTGGTTGATTTAAAGGTTATTAAAAAAAATCTTTTTAAATATTCTTTCAATGCGTCTTTAGTAAGTGACGAGTTTTTAAAGAAAGTTAGTATGAAATTAGATATTGCAAATATTAATGATTTATCTTATGATAACTTTTTAGGTGAATTTTATTCAAAATCATCAGGATGTTTATGGAGTGATAAATATTTAAAAGGATTTCAAGATGAAATTGTTAAACAACATGTTAATGATAT from Borrelia hermsii DAH includes these protein-coding regions:
- the era gene encoding GTPase Era; translated protein: MKSGFVSIIGRPSTGKSTLLNSICGHQISIISSTPQTTRNKIKGIFTDKRGQIIFIDTPGFHLSKKKFNIALMNNVHSAITETELILYVIDIQDEPGIEENEILTIISKSKINFLVVINKIDIQKTKEREIMIFLEKKGIKKDNIIKISAEQKINIEEIKDKIYANLQEGPLYYPEEYYTDQEMNLRTSEIIRGVTIKKLKEELPYSLYTQIEILEDRKNKLFIKANIIVAGESQKGIIVGKGGQGIKAIGEEARKIISKIFEKKCDLFLQVKLRKNWNKNSKLIKNLIN
- a CDS encoding DUF192 domain-containing protein encodes the protein MILRFLFALIFYVSCTSHVYDKAIIINNTKFFVKLAFDELTRTKGYMGTKNINENNGMLFIFKKEKNLSFWMKDTPVPLEIAYINSAGIIKEIYSLVPFSKRIVNSRYKVKYALEVPEGSFSKFKIKVGDKVNFNFDVNSLNVE
- a CDS encoding N-acetylmuramoyl-L-alanine amidase family protein, whose amino-acid sequence is MINLIFVFLFLDAREFDYVNILDSFDSRRFKFNFNIENDILTIEHEKGHLKLKVGFEYGLLSIGYYIYVDPILLKNGEILITKRALMQIKNYFSSLQSYSKPRITSIVIDPGHGGHDRGAVVTHKINEHNITLLEKDFSLTYSIYLYKILSNYFLDRNILLTRVDDVFVSLQDRSELANAIKPDFPNNVIFLSMHVNNAPNPEARGIEFWYLPQDSKREVVRNFKGYDIRGNRYLRELNDILDIQYKYESKKLAEILYETFSDVLYETKIRSIREEQWFVIKNSSMPAVLIEIGFLSNIDDAMLILDYNYMSKMNMLVLKSLIKFIEFYEK
- a CDS encoding flagellar filament outer layer protein FlaA codes for the protein MTKARNIVFILFFLIILSPLFGQEAIGAGANSPKDEPGEVVFDFVELARDPSSTRLDLADYVDRVYSGASSVVKAEDMVLDLGISNWTVLLAPSARMQAYVKNSVVVPAVVKAESKRYAGDTILGVRILFPSYSQSSAMVLPPFKIPFYAGEDGKQFLGKGLIDNIKIMKEVKVTVYSLGHEVDLEVLFEDMSGMEYVYPLGTLKFKGWADLVWSNPNYIPGMSARVVKDNIPNYPLPSSKMRFKAFRVLKSHSSRDQNLIFYVKDVRVIYSKLSVSLDSDIDNESVFKIYETRGAESLRRLKSQEALKRVLKIRESVSMPGESFQSFLEKGGNDESGARTEKQ
- a CDS encoding chemotaxis protein CheA, whose amino-acid sequence is MLDSDSKELLEIFFEEAQNLVDTLEENIMSLEDDPNNAETIDEIFRAAHTLKGGSASVDMMELSGFTHVVEDVFDAIRDNKLKICNDLVDLLLNALDVIKGMLDARLNGDVYLQDVSELKNKLRGFLGDEHQTASVVSLENINDDEFLLSSRELSDMREVVGLEQKVLRVSIYFDQDNPMATIAGIQMFQALKDLGPILYTVPNYEQIIADKFLSRVDYYLISLNNRNVAEKIDLSDVALSYAIDEFDIGSELAKANSREKNAVVHDTVSKGELQLSNDELISLREHIGDAELFEVKLNFNKDNPMATISGFQMLQALKSLGEVYKSIPDSEDLLTDKFFDSIVYYLISNTSVESISKKVDLSDVVISFDIKKIDLEHIKDGDLNTEVESYTPVKEPKKPAVNVNLIRIDSKRIDSILNLVSEAVISKSAYNQINSDITSFLYGFNHFYDYQESFRNSFLVDLKMIFKDVGLELESSLESQIANLVEHKIDKTLQDMVGLRDLLLKILQDSRFASNRLSRIITDLHESVLKTRMLPVSGIFSRFTRVVRDLSKKLGKVVELRTEGEDTEVDKSVIDDLVDPLMHCIRNSMDHGLETVDERLSNGKDKTGHIVLRAKNEGNVISIEIEDDGRGIDPNIIRRKSIERGLIKENTVLSESEILNLIFEPGFSTASQITDVSGRGVGLDVVKSNVKKLNGNIIIDSKVNVGTTFKIKLPLTLVIVQGLLVKSGSEIYVIPLNSVLETHRISEENIKFLENDHEVYNLREEVISVLRLDELFNIKDDQTLYEKFLIVISINDKKAGIIVDSILGEEDFVVKPIKDKYASSPGIVGATTLGNGKVVLIIDVFRLFDLKDMKG
- a CDS encoding CheR family methyltransferase, with the protein product MEIKEIYSGEHNLSRQVKGINPVNLDFKVVSFNIGNDNYLIDIMQVKEIRKSSNFTYVPNAKEYVVGLDNLRGEIISIIDLRIMFNLEVIKKELEDIMVLRNDDLLIGVIVDKVNNVFSIDSSLIQEPHPVLSHGALIRYIKGVVEYSGKLYILLDVDRIFNYDREEELLLEEISNDDEVNTADSESLSYSNNSLELPESSVSEIVTSPKDDLVDLKVIKKNLFKYSFNASLVSDEFLKKVSMKLDIANINDLSYDNFLGEFYSKSSGCLWSDKYLKGFQDEIVKQHVNDMSDVGTVLNVFEIGCGEGKETISYVSVLYESYKNPFKVTAIDNDLIKVIGTSNLVFSESEINLSEIYKKNSFEQSPGVYKFKPEIINSVLFEYSDAILSEFPENLGIIFLRDVLCFLSDDGQVLILDAIAEKSVRGALLILGDNEELKNNDLFVKDISVKYFNLYKRI